A section of the Ovis canadensis isolate MfBH-ARS-UI-01 breed Bighorn chromosome 1, ARS-UI_OviCan_v2, whole genome shotgun sequence genome encodes:
- the LOC138416269 gene encoding T-cell surface glycoprotein CD1b-2-like, with protein MLKLEIKYQLRESEVLLPSEMLLLPLLLLGVILPGGDNEDVFQGPTSFHLKQISTFVNSTWAQNQGSGWLDDLKIHGWESDPGTAIFLKPWSKGNFSDEEITELEDIFRAYFIFFTQEVQDRVNEFQLEYPFVIQVTAGCELHSGEAIESSLRGALGGLDAWRIQNHSCAPAPDSGSRGQNFCALMTQYQGISDILERLLSETCPRYLLGVLDAGKAELQRQVKPEAWLSSGPTPGPGHLLLVCHVSGFYPKPVWVMWMRGEQEQPGTQQEDVMPNADWTWYLRVTLNVAAGEAAGLSCRVKHSSLGDQDIILYWGHPTSIGLILVAIIVPSLILSICLALWFWRLWSHRNIL; from the exons atgctgaaattaGAGATCAAATACCAGCTCCGAGAGTCAGAAGTTCTACTTCCCAGTGAAATGCTGCTTCTACCACTTCTGTTACTTGGAGTTATCCTCCCAGGTGGTGACAATGAGGATG TGTTCCAGGGGCCAACCTCCTTCCATCTCAAGCAGATTTCAACCTTTGTCAACAGCACATGGGCTCAAAATCAAGGCTCAGGCTGGTTGGATGACTTGAAGATTCATGGCTGGGAGAGTGACCCGGGCACTGCCATTTTCCTGAAGCCCTGGTCCAAGGGCAACTTTAGTGATGAGGAGATTACTGAGCTGGAGGACATCTTCCGAGcctacttcattttcttcactCAGGAAGTGCAGGATCGAGTCAATGAGTTCCAGTTAGAAT ACCCCTTTGTGATCCAGGTCACAGCAGGCTGTGAGCTGCATTCTGGGGAGGCCATAGAAAGCTCTTTGAGAGGTGCTTTAGGAGGACTGGATGCTTGGAGGATCCAGAATCATTCCTGTGCGCCTGCACCAGACAGCGGTAGCAGGGGGCAGAATTTTTGTGCACTCATGACTCAGTATCAAGGCATCTCCGATATCCTTGAGAGACTCCTCTCAGAAACCTGTCCTCGATATCTGCTAGGTGTCCTCGATGCAGGGAAGGCAGAATTGCAGAGGCAAG TGAAGCCTGAggcctggctgtccagtggcccCACTCCTGGGCCTGGCCACCTACTGCTGGTGTGCCATGTCTCAGGATTCTACCCAAAACCTGTGTGGGTGATGTGGATGAGGGGTGAGCAGGAGCAGCCTGGCACTCAGCAAGAAGATGTCATGCCCAATGCTGACTGGACTTGGTATCTCCGAGTAACCCTAAATGTGGcagctggggaggcggctggcctGAGTTGCCGAGTGAAGCACAGCAGTCTAGGAGACCAGGACATCATCTTGTACTGGG GACACCCCACATCCATTGGCTTGATACTTGTGGCAATAATAGTGCCCTCCTTGATCCTTTCGATATGCCTTGCGTTATGGTTTTGGAGACTCTg GTCACATCGGAATATCTTGTGA